Proteins found in one Oryza glaberrima chromosome 4, OglaRS2, whole genome shotgun sequence genomic segment:
- the LOC127771145 gene encoding uncharacterized protein LOC127771145 has product MDDDGGERTFKANFTGEGVRLLRARVKEKLRELMGDYSDDTLAEYVVVLLRNGRRKDEAAKELEVFLSDNNDAFVSWLWDHLSSNLHLYVQPKAISSNNEVNSTRSNARGMPAQNMTSSTQAIREPVAGTQKTTGIHQRREWGGIVRDQSETVPLRSVVTTVLHAEEKDVNKSHARRRTHSPDMHHQRKRSREDDERQIKRTSHQDIDAPRRLLQFAVRDAVRPVQPITPRSESASKRLRSVVSTMPSDSPLDVRLQRTNSDVRVPGVTAAALRAAAEAAEDVLKEKYSGSVFRRLGRKGMVNSAEESFGFSEQGREREYGDIDNVQAENQLDVHGRNHYAGDAYMYDREAAKGTDSASDIDRHDDTGAARYNDLVSCRSTLPSSIGKESVVVGFNTVEGTTTIRSRRSIMQDPHASSGRGPSERINMVNNITHKPANQATRRNAVKIEPQVPTEMKHTDSRKSTATLAHVNNTPMTDKSKDSMCSSSMVEEQKLPSLAVGSCSTGQPEGGTDSRTVFLSNVHFAATKDALSRHFNKFGAVLKTLIVTDIAGQPTGSAYIEFLHKESAEQALTLDNTSFMSRMLKVVRKNSLEVSQQSGWPRGSRGSTFPSRLTRTAYPRPAFPGAMRGRLPLRGGARSLQWKRDNADTVDAAKPGHSTPIPTGNQLISPVVRSFTYTRAEQKQDVGATI; this is encoded by the exons GAGTATGTTGTGGTATTGCTCAGAAATGGAAGACGGAAGGATGAGGCTGCAAAAGAGCTGGAGGTTTTTTTGAGTGACAACAACGACGCATTTGTATCCTG GTTATGGGACCACCTCTCCTCAAATTTGCACCTTTATGTGCAACCCAAAGCTATCTCTTCAAATAATGAAGTTAATAGTACTCGGAGTAATGCTAGAGGAATGCCTGCACAAAATATGACTAGCAGCACACAAGCTATTCGTGAACCTGTAGCTGGCACTCAGAAGACAACGGGAATTCATCAGAGAAGGGAGTGGGGAGGAATTGTTCGAGACCAATCAGAAACAGTTCCCCTTCGAAGTGTTGTAACTACTGTTTTGCATGCAGAGGAAAAGGATGTTAATAAATCACATGCCAGAAGACGAACCCACTCACCTGACATGCATCACCAAAGAAAGAGAAGCAGAGAAGATGATGAACGGCAAATCAAG AGAACATCACACCAAGATATTGATGCACCACGCCGGCTTCTTCAGTTTGCTGTTCGGGATGCTGTTAGACCTGTACAGCCCATAACCCCTAGGTCAGAATCAGCATCCAAACGACTTCGTTCTGTGGTGTCTACCATGCCATCAGATTCACCACTTGATGTCAGACTGCAGAGAACAAATTCAGATGTAAGAGTACCTGGTGTCACCGCAGCAGCATTAAGAGCTGCAGCTGAGGCTGCTGAAGATGTTCTGAAGGAGAAATACTCTGGAAGTGTGTTTAGGAGATTGGGTAGAAAGGGCATGGTGAATTCTGCTGAGGAATCCTTTGGTTTCAGTGAACAAGGTCGAGAAAGAGAATATGGTGATATAGATAATGTCCAAGCAGAAAATCAACTAGATGTTCATGGAAGAAATCATTATGCAGGTGATGCTTATATGTATGACCGGGAGGCAGCCAAAGGCACTGATTCTGCATCAGATATCGATCGGCATGATGATACTGGTGCAGCTAGGTATAATGATTTGGTATCTTGCCGAAGTACATTGCCTTCTAGTATAGGCAAAGAATCAGTAGTAGTGGGGTTCAATACTGTTGAAGGAACTACAACCATTAGAAGCAGAAGGTCTATAATGCAGGACCCACATGCTAGTTCAGGGCGAGGACCATCTGAAAGGATTAACATGGTTAACAATATTACACATAAGCCTGCCAACCAGGCAACAAGAAGGAATGCTGTGAAGATAGAGCCTCAAGTGCCCACAGAGATGAAACATACTGACTCAAGAAAGTCAACTGCGACACTTGCACATGTTAACAATACTCCAATGACTGACAAGTCCAAA GATTCAATGTGTTCAAGCTCTATGGTGGAGGAACAGAAGCTTCCATCACTTG CTGTTGGATCATGCAGTACAGGTCAGCCAGAAGGTGGCACTGATTCTAGAacagtttttctttccaat GTACATTTTGCTGCTACAAAAGATGCTCTTTCCCGTCATTTCAATAAGTTTGGAGCTGTGCTTAAAACTCTTATTGTGACTGATATTGCTGGTCAGCCAACAGG CTCAGCGTACATTGAATTCTTGCACAAAGAGTCAGCAGAACAAGCCCTAACTCTTGACAACACATCTTTTATGTCGCGCATGCTCAAG GTTGTTAGAAAGAACTCTCTCGAAGTGTCTCAACAGTCTGGCTGGCCCCGTGGTTCTCGGGGATCAACATTCCCTTCAAGACTCACTAGAACTGCATACCCAAGGCCAGCATTTCCTGGTGCTATGCGTGGGCGTCTACCACTCAGAGGTGGTGCTCGGAGCTTACAATGGAAGCGTGATAATGCTGATACTGTCGATGCGGCAAAACCTGGTCACAGCACACCTATACCTACCGGTAATCAGTTGATAAGCCCAGTTGTGCGGAGCTTCACCTACACACGTGCTGAGCAAAAACAGGACGTTGGTGCGACCATTTGA